One region of Bradyrhizobium betae genomic DNA includes:
- the addB gene encoding double-strand break repair protein AddB — MRVFSVPLSVPFLRTVVTALLDGRLVDGFEARKEPARLADATLYLPTRRAMRVVREIFLDEMEADAVVLPRIVALGDIDEDELAFADEGEQFSGATPLDIPPRLGELERRLTLAQLVAAWAKGPVLSPLVVGGPASTLALAGDLARLIDDMVTRGVDWSALDGLVPDMLDRYWQHSLEFLRIARIAWPGHLAEINRIEPAARRDLLIAAEANRLTTHPRGPVIAAGSTGSMPATAKFLHAVASLPHGAVVLPGLDTDLDDDAWRTIGGVRDSLGKFVEHPASNHPQYALHALLDRFGIKRGDVEILQSPADGGRDLLASESMRPSTRTEVWYDRLKQPDVAARIAGGMTDLAVVEAPNPEMEALAIAIAMREARHLEKSAALVTPDRALARRVMAALTRWDLAFDDSGGDVLMETSAGTFARLAAEAATKGLEPPTLLAMLKHPLCRLGRAPGAWKTAIEGLELALLRGTRPPAGTAGLLREFNRFREELAKLERKEVSSLHHAEPRARLKAPDIERIQALIDILQKVLAPIESLASSKPYDFAELAHRHREILIELSRDEQGIPLAFEEREGLALAGAFDDLLRGGTTSGLMVQLADYPELFQTAFGDRAVRRRDKPGARLQIYGPLESRLMQADRIIVGGLIEGVWPPAPRIDPWLSRPMRHELGLDLPERRIGLSAHDFAQLLGGGEVILTHSAKAGGAPAVASRFLHRLEAVAGEEHWKAAIRAGEKYVKFAEALDQPEEVEPVKQPEPRPPRATRPMRMSVTEIEDWLRDPYTIYAKRILKLAALDPVDMPLSAADRGSAIHDALGEFTETHSTHLPADPARVLRAIGEKYFAPLMERPEAKALWWPRFQRIARWFGEWETVRREAIETITAETQGRISIGLDNERSFILTARADRIERRRGGGYAILDYKTGQPPTGKQVRMGLSPQLTLEAAILREGGFPDIDAGSSVSQLVYVRLSGNNPPGEERILELKFKQSDEPQPPDTAAAEARAKLEVLIRAFDDENQPYTSLNLPMWTNRYGTYDDLARIKEWSAAGGLGIEEW; from the coding sequence ATGCGCGTTTTCAGCGTTCCCCTCTCAGTTCCGTTCCTGCGCACGGTCGTCACGGCCCTGCTCGACGGCCGGCTGGTCGACGGATTCGAGGCGCGCAAGGAGCCGGCGCGGCTGGCCGATGCCACGCTGTACCTGCCGACACGACGCGCCATGCGCGTCGTCCGCGAGATCTTCCTCGACGAGATGGAGGCCGATGCCGTGGTGCTGCCGCGCATCGTCGCGCTCGGCGACATCGACGAGGACGAGCTGGCTTTCGCCGACGAAGGCGAGCAGTTTTCCGGCGCAACGCCGCTCGACATTCCGCCGCGGCTCGGCGAGCTCGAACGGCGGTTGACGCTGGCGCAGCTCGTCGCCGCCTGGGCCAAGGGCCCGGTGTTGTCGCCGCTGGTGGTCGGCGGCCCGGCCTCGACGCTGGCGCTGGCCGGCGACCTCGCGCGCCTGATCGACGACATGGTCACGCGCGGCGTCGACTGGAGCGCGCTCGACGGCCTCGTGCCTGATATGCTCGACCGCTACTGGCAGCATTCGCTCGAATTCCTGCGCATCGCGCGCATCGCCTGGCCCGGCCACCTCGCAGAGATCAACCGGATCGAGCCTGCGGCGCGGCGCGATCTCCTGATCGCGGCGGAGGCCAACCGGCTGACTACGCATCCCCGTGGCCCCGTGATCGCGGCCGGATCAACCGGCTCGATGCCGGCCACCGCAAAATTCCTGCATGCGGTCGCCTCGCTGCCGCACGGCGCCGTCGTGCTGCCGGGCCTCGACACCGATCTCGACGACGACGCCTGGCGGACTATCGGCGGCGTGCGCGACTCACTCGGAAAATTCGTCGAGCATCCGGCCTCGAACCATCCGCAATATGCCTTGCATGCGCTGCTGGATCGTTTTGGCATCAAGCGCGGCGACGTCGAGATCCTCCAGTCGCCCGCGGACGGCGGCCGCGACCTGCTGGCCTCGGAATCGATGCGGCCGTCCACGAGGACGGAGGTCTGGTACGACCGGCTCAAGCAGCCGGATGTCGCCGCCAGGATCGCCGGCGGCATGACAGATCTCGCCGTCGTCGAAGCCCCCAATCCTGAAATGGAAGCACTCGCAATCGCCATTGCGATGCGCGAGGCGCGGCATCTCGAAAAATCGGCGGCGCTGGTAACGCCGGACCGCGCGCTGGCGCGGCGGGTGATGGCGGCGCTGACTCGATGGGATCTCGCCTTCGACGATTCCGGCGGCGACGTGCTGATGGAAACGTCTGCCGGAACCTTCGCACGTCTGGCGGCGGAGGCGGCGACCAAGGGCCTGGAGCCGCCGACGCTGCTGGCGATGCTGAAGCATCCGCTGTGCCGGCTCGGCCGCGCGCCCGGCGCGTGGAAGACGGCGATCGAAGGGTTGGAGCTCGCGCTCCTGCGCGGGACGCGGCCACCCGCTGGCACGGCCGGCCTGCTGCGGGAATTCAACCGCTTCCGCGAGGAGCTTGCGAAGCTCGAGCGCAAGGAGGTCTCCTCACTCCATCACGCCGAGCCGCGCGCGCGTCTCAAGGCGCCGGACATCGAGCGGATCCAGGCGCTGATCGATATCCTGCAAAAGGTGCTGGCACCGATCGAGAGCCTGGCATCATCAAAACCGTATGACTTCGCCGAACTCGCGCATCGGCATCGCGAGATCCTGATCGAGCTGTCGCGCGACGAGCAGGGTATCCCGCTGGCCTTCGAGGAGCGCGAAGGCCTCGCGCTCGCCGGCGCCTTCGACGATCTGCTGCGCGGCGGCACGACCAGCGGGCTGATGGTGCAGTTGGCCGACTATCCCGAACTGTTCCAGACAGCCTTCGGCGACCGCGCCGTGCGGCGGCGTGACAAGCCCGGCGCGCGGCTGCAGATCTACGGCCCGCTGGAATCGCGCCTGATGCAAGCCGATCGCATCATCGTCGGCGGCCTGATTGAAGGCGTCTGGCCGCCGGCGCCGCGCATCGATCCCTGGCTCAGCCGACCGATGCGGCACGAGCTCGGCCTCGACCTGCCGGAGCGCCGCATCGGCCTTTCCGCCCACGATTTCGCGCAGCTGCTCGGCGGCGGCGAAGTCATTCTCACCCACTCCGCCAAGGCCGGCGGCGCACCGGCGGTGGCCTCGCGCTTCCTGCACCGGCTCGAGGCCGTCGCGGGCGAGGAGCATTGGAAAGCGGCCATTCGCGCCGGCGAAAAATACGTGAAATTCGCCGAAGCGCTCGACCAGCCCGAGGAGGTCGAACCGGTCAAGCAGCCCGAGCCGCGACCACCGCGCGCGACACGGCCGATGAGAATGTCGGTGACCGAAATAGAAGACTGGTTGCGCGATCCCTACACCATCTACGCCAAACGCATCCTGAAGCTCGCCGCGCTCGATCCCGTCGACATGCCGTTGTCGGCCGCCGACCGCGGCTCGGCGATTCACGATGCGCTCGGCGAGTTCACGGAAACCCATTCCACGCATCTGCCCGCCGATCCCGCCCGCGTGCTGCGCGCGATCGGCGAGAAGTATTTCGCGCCGCTGATGGAGCGGCCCGAGGCGAAAGCGCTGTGGTGGCCGCGCTTCCAGCGCATCGCGCGCTGGTTCGGCGAATGGGAGACGGTGCGGCGCGAGGCGATCGAGACGATCACGGCGGAGACCCAGGGCAGGATTTCGATCGGGCTCGACAACGAGCGCAGCTTCATTCTCACTGCACGCGCCGATCGCATCGAACGGCGTCGGGGCGGAGGCTATGCCATCCTCGACTACAAGACCGGACAGCCGCCGACCGGCAAGCAGGTCCGCATGGGCCTGTCACCGCAGCTCACGCTGGAAGCCGCGATCCTGCGCGAGGGCGGTTTTCCCGATATCGATGCCGGCTCCTCGGTGAGCCAGCTGGTCTATGTCCGCCTGAGCGGCAACAATCCGCCGGGCGAAGAACGCATCCTCGAGCTGAAGTTCAAGCAGAGCGACGAGCCGCAGCCGCCGGACACCGCCGCCGCGGAGGCGAGGGCCAAGCTGGAGGTACTGATCCGCGCCTTCGACGACGAGAACCAGCCCTACACCTCGCTGAACCTGCCGATGTGGACCAACCGCTACGGCACCTATGACGATCTCGCCCGGATCAAGGAATGGTCCGCGGCCGGCGGTTTGGGAATCGAGGAATGGTGA